Proteins from a genomic interval of Streptomyces fodineus:
- a CDS encoding nucleotidyltransferase family protein: MTHPNAASRPTQAVVLAGGQGSRLRPYTDDRPKPMVEIPGTGTPIIGHQLTWLAEEGVTDVVVSCGHLADVLQKWLDSADLPVSVTTVVETEPLGRGGGLKYAAAHLPRPDRPWYATNGDIWTRFSLRDMADFHTERDAVATLALARPRIPWGAVETDGFGHITDFIEAPPSTFEINAGVYVFSPEFASTLPERGDHERTTFPRLARERKLFGFPIPQGAYWRAIDTAKDLTEAAKELAALGRQ; encoded by the coding sequence ATGACCCATCCCAACGCCGCGTCGCGCCCCACTCAAGCCGTGGTCCTGGCCGGTGGCCAGGGCTCCCGGCTGCGTCCCTACACCGACGACCGGCCCAAGCCGATGGTCGAGATCCCCGGCACGGGCACTCCGATCATCGGCCACCAGCTGACCTGGCTCGCCGAGGAAGGCGTGACCGACGTGGTGGTCTCCTGCGGCCACCTCGCCGACGTCCTGCAGAAGTGGCTGGACTCCGCCGACCTGCCCGTCTCCGTCACCACCGTCGTCGAGACCGAGCCCCTCGGCCGTGGCGGCGGCCTCAAGTACGCCGCCGCGCATCTGCCCCGCCCCGATCGGCCCTGGTACGCCACCAACGGCGACATCTGGACCCGCTTCTCGCTGCGGGACATGGCCGACTTCCACACCGAGCGGGACGCCGTCGCGACCCTGGCGCTGGCTCGGCCGCGGATCCCCTGGGGCGCGGTGGAGACCGACGGGTTCGGGCACATCACCGACTTCATCGAGGCTCCGCCGTCCACGTTCGAGATCAACGCGGGTGTGTACGTCTTCTCGCCCGAGTTCGCCTCGACGCTGCCCGAGCGGGGGGATCACGAGCGGACCACGTTCCCCCGGCTGGCTCGGGAGCGGAAGCTCTTCGGGTTCCCCATTCCTCAGGGGGCGTACTGGCGGGCCATCGACACGGCCAAGGATCTGACGGAAGCGGCCAAGGAATTGGCGGCTCTGGGCCGGCAGTAA